A region of Granulicella aggregans DNA encodes the following proteins:
- a CDS encoding superoxide dismutase has translation MAYELPPLTYDYAALEPYIDEATMKLHHDKHHQTYVTNLNGAIEKHPELGKHTPEELIKDLAAIPEDVRPVVRNNGGGHVNHTMFWEIMKPGGGGEPTGAIADQIKADFGDFETLKKTFNETTAKQFGSGWGFIIFVGGKLQIVTKPNQDNPISDGHYPILGNDVWEHAYYLKYQNKRPDYLAAWWNTVNWDEINKRFATAKK, from the coding sequence GTGGCTTACGAACTTCCACCACTCACCTACGACTACGCGGCGCTTGAACCCTACATCGACGAAGCGACCATGAAGCTCCACCACGACAAGCACCATCAGACCTACGTGACCAACCTGAACGGCGCGATCGAAAAGCACCCAGAACTTGGCAAGCATACCCCCGAAGAGCTGATCAAAGACCTCGCCGCGATTCCTGAGGATGTTCGTCCGGTCGTCCGTAACAATGGCGGCGGACACGTTAATCACACCATGTTCTGGGAGATCATGAAGCCGGGTGGCGGCGGCGAGCCCACGGGCGCTATCGCGGACCAGATCAAAGCCGACTTCGGCGACTTCGAGACGCTCAAGAAGACCTTCAACGAGACCACCGCCAAGCAGTTCGGCTCCGGTTGGGGCTTCATTATCTTCGTCGGCGGCAAGCTGCAAATCGTCACCAAGCCGAACCAGGACAACCCGATCTCTGACGGCCACTACCCGATTCTGGGCAATGACGTCTGGGAGCACGCCTACTACCTCAAGTACCAGAACAAGCGTCCGGACTACCTGGCAGCATGGTGGAACACCGTGAACTGGGACGAGATCAACAAGCGCTTCGCGACGGCAAAGAAGTAG
- a CDS encoding trans-sulfuration enzyme family protein has protein sequence MSDRPDFQPSTLVIHSNRVYESQSNSILFPIHQTATYIHESVGVTKGYGYSRGANPTVNALEQSIAAIEGSNSALCFRSGMAAISTLCLAMLRAGDHVLLSEVIYGGTTRLFEQVLGNFGIDYTFVDTADLPAVAAAIRPQTRLIFAETPANPTLRLSDVKGLADLAHSHENLKLAVDNTFLTPLIQNCLALGADVSMLSTTKYIDGHNATIGGSLATHDEKLVERLRLVRKSIGTIQAPFDAWLTIQGVKTLPARLAMHCAHAGEIALWLEQHPRVAHVNYPGLDSFPQKALAVKQQSAFGGMLSFELNATTAESLLFMKALKLCTCAESLGSVETLITNPATASHCDLTPELRERLGVSDRLIRLSVGLEAPRDLIADFEQAFETIFGSAENAE, from the coding sequence GTGTCCGACCGCCCTGACTTTCAGCCATCCACTCTCGTCATCCACTCCAATCGCGTCTACGAGAGCCAGTCCAACTCGATCCTCTTCCCCATCCACCAGACCGCGACCTATATCCACGAGAGCGTCGGTGTGACCAAGGGCTACGGCTACTCGCGCGGAGCCAATCCGACCGTCAACGCGCTCGAGCAATCCATAGCCGCCATCGAAGGCTCCAACTCCGCGCTCTGTTTTCGCTCCGGCATGGCCGCGATCAGCACCCTCTGCCTCGCCATGTTGCGCGCCGGCGACCACGTCCTGCTCTCCGAGGTGATCTACGGCGGCACGACGCGTCTCTTCGAGCAGGTGCTGGGAAACTTCGGCATCGACTACACCTTCGTCGACACCGCGGATCTTCCCGCCGTTGCCGCGGCGATCCGACCGCAGACGCGCCTCATCTTTGCCGAGACACCAGCCAATCCCACGCTGCGGCTATCCGATGTAAAGGGCCTCGCCGATCTTGCCCACAGTCACGAGAACCTGAAGCTCGCCGTCGACAACACCTTCCTCACGCCCCTGATCCAGAACTGCCTCGCCCTCGGCGCGGACGTCTCCATGCTCTCGACGACCAAGTACATCGATGGCCACAATGCCACCATTGGCGGCTCGTTGGCCACACACGACGAGAAGCTGGTAGAACGGCTTCGCCTGGTCCGCAAGTCCATCGGAACGATTCAAGCGCCTTTCGATGCGTGGCTCACCATCCAGGGCGTCAAGACTTTGCCCGCCCGCCTCGCCATGCACTGCGCCCACGCTGGCGAGATCGCCCTCTGGCTCGAACAGCACCCGCGCGTCGCTCATGTGAACTATCCCGGCCTCGACTCCTTCCCGCAGAAGGCGCTCGCGGTGAAGCAGCAGTCAGCCTTCGGCGGGATGCTGTCGTTCGAACTCAACGCGACCACCGCGGAGTCGCTCCTTTTCATGAAGGCGCTGAAGCTCTGCACCTGTGCCGAGAGCCTTGGCAGCGTGGAGACTCTCATCACCAATCCCGCGACGGCCTCGCACTGCGACCTCACGCCAGAGTTGCGGGAGCGCCTCGGTGTCTCCGACCGCCTGATCCGTCTCTCGGTCGGCCTGGAAGCTCCACGCGACCTGATCGCCGACTTCGAGCAGGCATTCGAAACCATCTTCGGAAGCGCAGAAAACGCCGAATAA
- a CDS encoding bifunctional rhamnulose-1-phosphate aldolase/short-chain dehydrogenase, which translates to MSITKASLKFLEDKWDETTAATLDGAELLRYRSNLLGSDLRITNFGGGNTSSKLDEIDPVTGATVKVLWVKGSGGDLGSIKRSGLATLYLNRLLALEKQYKGVAEEDAMVALYPLVTFNNNPTAASIDTPLHGFLPFAHVDHLHPDWGIALAASANGRQKMEEFNAEFGHKLAWLPWQRPGFELGMMLRQIVADTPGCDGVVLGGHGLFTWGDTQRESYLSTITIIDQIGQFIERHSLTAGHKHFGGAKFESHSEREKVAAKVMPYLRGAVSRKQRWIGSFTDAQSVLDFVNSHSAEQLAHLGTSCPDHFIRTKIRPMFLKWDPSTDTKAIPEIIESSLETYRSEYSAYYAKHALPDSPKLRDASPTVVLLPGVGMFTFGRNKTDARLTGEFYINAIGVMQGAGALGAAVTCTDIPQAGPAASADQFSVYQNYVALPPSEAFRIEYWALEEAKIRRQPPEKQLSRQVALIVGGGSGIGAQVALIAAERGAHVMIADRDAEGAKRVAEECKAIAGKEVIGHTSIDIRDRAAIKAALAATIKQFGGLDILINTAALFPSSPDGVISDAQWGLTLEVNVTANYLLVDEAKKFFDAEGLDGSIVLTSSANAVVAKRGSEAYDVSKAALSHLVRELAVSMSPKVRVNGISPATVVKGSTMFPRDRVKASLAKYNIPFEESGTDDELRNALALFYAKRTLTHTPIDPKDCAEAIMYLAGPLARCTTGHLIPVDGGLVEAYLR; encoded by the coding sequence ATGTCGATCACAAAGGCAAGCCTGAAGTTTCTTGAAGACAAGTGGGACGAAACGACCGCTGCAACGCTCGACGGCGCGGAACTTCTACGCTACCGCAGCAACCTGCTCGGCTCCGACCTGCGGATTACCAACTTCGGCGGGGGAAACACAAGTTCGAAGCTGGACGAGATCGATCCGGTCACGGGAGCGACGGTCAAGGTGCTGTGGGTGAAAGGCTCGGGTGGCGACCTGGGCAGCATCAAGCGTAGCGGTTTGGCAACGCTGTATCTCAATCGCCTGCTCGCGCTTGAGAAGCAGTACAAGGGCGTTGCGGAAGAAGATGCGATGGTGGCACTGTATCCGCTGGTCACCTTCAATAACAATCCGACGGCTGCCTCGATCGATACGCCGCTGCATGGCTTTCTTCCCTTCGCCCACGTCGACCACCTGCATCCGGACTGGGGTATCGCGCTCGCGGCTTCGGCCAACGGTAGGCAGAAGATGGAAGAGTTCAACGCGGAGTTCGGGCACAAGCTCGCCTGGCTGCCATGGCAGCGCCCGGGGTTCGAGCTCGGAATGATGCTGCGGCAGATCGTTGCCGACACACCGGGATGCGACGGCGTCGTACTTGGCGGCCACGGTCTGTTTACGTGGGGCGATACGCAGCGCGAGAGCTACCTGAGCACCATCACCATCATCGACCAGATCGGCCAGTTCATTGAGCGGCATTCCTTGACCGCCGGGCACAAGCACTTCGGCGGCGCGAAGTTCGAATCGCACAGCGAGCGCGAGAAGGTTGCCGCAAAGGTGATGCCGTATCTACGTGGTGCCGTATCGCGCAAGCAGCGCTGGATCGGCAGCTTTACCGACGCACAGAGCGTGCTTGATTTTGTGAACTCGCACAGCGCGGAGCAACTGGCCCATCTCGGCACAAGCTGCCCCGACCACTTCATCCGCACCAAGATTCGCCCAATGTTTCTGAAGTGGGACCCGTCGACGGATACGAAGGCGATTCCTGAGATCATCGAGAGTTCGCTTGAGACCTATCGCTCGGAGTACTCGGCATACTATGCGAAGCATGCTCTGCCCGACAGTCCAAAACTTCGCGATGCCAGCCCCACTGTTGTTCTACTTCCCGGTGTAGGCATGTTCACCTTTGGCAGAAATAAAACCGATGCGCGTCTGACAGGGGAGTTCTACATCAACGCCATTGGCGTGATGCAAGGAGCAGGCGCACTGGGTGCAGCCGTGACTTGTACGGACATTCCGCAGGCTGGCCCGGCGGCTTCAGCAGACCAGTTCTCTGTCTATCAAAATTATGTCGCGCTACCACCCAGTGAGGCATTCCGGATCGAGTATTGGGCGCTGGAAGAAGCGAAGATACGCCGTCAGCCACCGGAGAAGCAGCTAAGCCGTCAAGTCGCGCTGATCGTCGGCGGAGGCAGCGGCATCGGCGCGCAGGTCGCGCTAATCGCAGCCGAACGCGGAGCCCATGTGATGATCGCCGACCGCGACGCGGAAGGCGCGAAGCGTGTAGCCGAAGAGTGCAAGGCGATCGCAGGCAAGGAAGTCATCGGCCATACCTCGATCGACATTCGCGACCGTGCGGCGATCAAGGCTGCGCTTGCAGCGACGATCAAGCAGTTCGGAGGCCTTGACATCCTCATCAATACGGCGGCGCTCTTCCCTTCCTCGCCGGATGGCGTCATCAGCGACGCGCAGTGGGGCCTGACGCTTGAGGTCAATGTCACGGCGAACTACCTCCTTGTCGATGAGGCGAAGAAGTTCTTCGACGCGGAGGGTCTCGATGGCAGCATCGTGCTCACCAGCTCTGCCAACGCCGTTGTCGCGAAACGAGGCTCGGAGGCCTATGACGTCTCGAAGGCGGCACTGAGCCATCTTGTTCGCGAGCTTGCGGTGAGCATGAGCCCGAAGGTGCGAGTCAATGGCATCAGCCCCGCAACTGTGGTGAAGGGGTCGACAATGTTCCCGCGCGACCGTGTGAAAGCATCCTTGGCGAAGTACAACATCCCCTTTGAAGAGTCAGGCACAGATGATGAGCTTCGAAATGCGCTTGCCCTCTTCTATGCGAAGCGCACGCTGACGCACACGCCCATCGATCCGAAGGATTGCGCGGAGGCCATTATGTATCTCGCTGGGCCACTGGCGCGATGCACGACGGGCCATCTCATTCCAGTCGATGGCGGCCTGGTCGAGGCCTATCTGCGATGA
- a CDS encoding rhamnulokinase: protein MSLAPADRRSLVAVDLGAESCRVSLLRWSDGKAEIQLVHRFLNGPVERDTGLHWPLAKIIEGVEEGLRKCAPLAPEGVRSIAIDGWAVDYVRLDANGQALAEPFCYRDERNVHAEVELHKRIPALWMREITGIEQLPLNTLYQLYADRLSGTPEARWLNLPEYLLARWGAEPVAEFTNATHTQLVDMDSRGWSREIFREAGLKIEFAPKIVPPGTMLGKLQGPLARLPVFADAELIAPACHDTASAIAGIPAAGDDWAYISSGTWSLVGAVTDLPVDGPSVREDSFSNLGGVGNMNCFHKNVNGMWLLKQCQNAWAAMGHEPSISDLLRDAEREPVPPMLLDVDDPDLLRVGEMPQRINRQLVTKGTQPLDESPANAPAFTALIMHSLARRYAETLTRIQQHTGKVIRRIYIVGGGSQNTFLNRLTAEATGFAVHRGSPESSTIGNFAVQLATLESELPASSMEFARAVREWSLHLNPPA from the coding sequence ATGAGCCTCGCGCCAGCAGACAGGCGCTCGCTTGTAGCGGTCGATCTTGGCGCGGAGAGCTGCCGCGTCAGCCTGCTTCGCTGGTCTGACGGCAAGGCAGAGATTCAGCTTGTGCACCGCTTCCTGAACGGGCCTGTCGAACGCGATACCGGGTTGCACTGGCCGCTCGCGAAGATTATCGAAGGCGTCGAAGAAGGGCTGCGAAAGTGCGCGCCGCTCGCGCCGGAGGGCGTGCGTTCCATTGCCATCGATGGCTGGGCAGTCGACTATGTACGTCTCGATGCGAACGGGCAGGCGCTTGCCGAGCCCTTCTGCTATCGCGATGAACGTAACGTGCATGCCGAGGTAGAGCTGCACAAGCGCATTCCTGCGCTGTGGATGCGAGAGATCACCGGCATCGAGCAGCTGCCGCTCAACACGCTCTATCAGCTTTATGCAGACCGGTTGAGCGGCACGCCGGAGGCTCGCTGGTTGAACCTGCCCGAGTATCTCTTGGCGCGATGGGGAGCGGAGCCCGTCGCTGAGTTTACCAACGCGACTCATACGCAATTGGTAGACATGGACTCTCGCGGCTGGAGCCGCGAGATCTTTCGCGAGGCCGGACTGAAGATCGAGTTCGCGCCGAAGATCGTTCCCCCCGGAACTATGCTTGGCAAGCTGCAGGGCCCACTTGCGCGGTTGCCCGTCTTCGCTGACGCAGAGCTGATCGCGCCCGCCTGCCACGATACTGCTTCTGCTATCGCCGGTATCCCCGCGGCTGGCGATGACTGGGCTTACATCAGTTCAGGAACTTGGTCGCTGGTGGGCGCGGTCACCGATCTTCCCGTCGATGGCCCAAGCGTTCGCGAAGACTCGTTCAGCAACCTTGGCGGCGTGGGCAACATGAACTGCTTCCACAAGAATGTGAACGGCATGTGGCTTCTGAAGCAGTGCCAGAATGCTTGGGCAGCGATGGGACATGAGCCTTCCATCTCCGATCTACTTCGCGATGCCGAGCGCGAACCTGTGCCGCCGATGCTGCTCGACGTGGACGACCCTGACTTGCTTCGGGTTGGCGAGATGCCGCAACGGATCAATCGCCAGCTAGTTACGAAGGGCACGCAGCCGCTCGACGAATCGCCTGCAAATGCGCCCGCCTTCACTGCACTAATCATGCATAGCCTGGCGCGCCGCTATGCCGAGACGTTGACACGTATCCAGCAGCACACCGGCAAGGTGATAAGGCGCATCTACATCGTCGGTGGAGGCTCGCAGAACACGTTTCTCAATCGGCTCACGGCAGAGGCTACGGGCTTCGCCGTGCATCGCGGCTCGCCGGAGAGTTCAACTATCGGCAACTTCGCGGTGCAGCTTGCCACACTTGAGAGCGAACTTCCAGCATCGTCGATGGAGTTCGCGCGCGCTGTCCGCGAGTGGAGCCTGCATCTCAATCCGCCCGCGTGA
- a CDS encoding tetratricopeptide repeat protein, producing the protein MERMVKVSIARRLVSLVIVVALCMRFASPQGAPQTEVERLYAAAQKAMLAGHMDEARTGYEKLAKLAPSIAEVHASLGAIDFQQKLFAEALRELNEARRLKPSLPGLDGLIAMSLTELGHFEEALPALEATYKEADTPPVKRISGLELERAYMGVHREADAVEVALALQKQFPNDPEILYHNERIFGSFAYLTVQKLVEVAPNSTWRHQAQAEAQEAAGSHDAAIAEYRAILSIDPNRAGIHYRIGRAYRANARDSHRDGDLGQAMEEFQAELKIDPENASALYEVGELHRIAGEVEPARAFFAAALKIYPDFPEAELGLGTVLATLQRPAEALPYLVSASQHDPEDQATWYRLSQVQRALGHTAEAKDALAHFQALRGRTLAQQQASARDVTRQQIDTASTQ; encoded by the coding sequence ATGGAAAGAATGGTGAAGGTGAGTATCGCGCGTCGTCTGGTATCGCTGGTCATCGTTGTCGCCTTGTGTATGCGATTCGCATCCCCGCAGGGAGCGCCTCAGACGGAGGTCGAGCGCCTGTACGCGGCGGCGCAAAAGGCAATGCTTGCGGGCCACATGGATGAGGCGCGCACGGGCTATGAGAAGCTCGCGAAGCTTGCTCCTTCTATCGCTGAAGTTCATGCTTCGCTCGGCGCGATCGATTTTCAGCAGAAGCTCTTTGCCGAAGCTCTTCGCGAGTTGAACGAGGCGCGGCGACTGAAGCCATCGCTGCCAGGCCTCGATGGCCTTATCGCCATGTCGCTCACCGAACTCGGCCACTTCGAAGAGGCGTTGCCTGCGTTGGAGGCTACGTATAAAGAAGCGGATACTCCCCCGGTCAAGCGCATCAGCGGCCTCGAACTCGAGCGGGCCTACATGGGCGTGCATCGCGAAGCAGATGCGGTTGAAGTAGCGCTAGCACTGCAGAAGCAGTTCCCGAACGACCCCGAGATCCTCTATCACAACGAAAGAATCTTCGGCAGCTTCGCGTACCTGACGGTGCAGAAGCTGGTTGAGGTTGCGCCTAACTCTACGTGGCGTCACCAGGCGCAGGCCGAAGCGCAAGAGGCAGCAGGCTCGCATGATGCGGCGATTGCGGAGTATCGTGCGATCCTCTCCATCGATCCGAACCGCGCGGGTATTCACTACCGCATTGGCCGGGCCTATCGCGCCAACGCGCGCGACTCGCATCGCGACGGCGATCTCGGCCAAGCGATGGAAGAGTTTCAGGCGGAGCTGAAGATCGATCCCGAGAACGCCAGCGCCCTCTACGAAGTTGGAGAGCTTCATCGCATCGCCGGTGAAGTGGAACCCGCGCGCGCCTTCTTCGCCGCAGCGCTCAAGATCTATCCGGATTTTCCCGAGGCAGAGCTCGGGCTCGGCACCGTGCTCGCTACGTTGCAGCGGCCAGCCGAAGCGCTCCCCTATCTAGTCAGCGCAAGCCAGCACGATCCCGAGGACCAAGCAACGTGGTATCGCCTTTCTCAGGTGCAGCGCGCGCTTGGGCACACTGCGGAGGCAAAGGATGCGCTTGCCCACTTTCAGGCCCTGCGCGGCAGAACGCTCGCGCAACAGCAAGCCTCCGCGCGTGACGTAACCAGGCAGCAGATCGATACCGCGTCGACGCAATAA
- a CDS encoding glycosyl hydrolase: MTTSTNIHWVTTALALAAVLANGVVTKSFGQQAATTPSLEQGFQTPPATARPRVWWHWMNGNITNEGIDLDLEWMHRVGIAGFQNFDAALFTPQVVDKRLVYMTPEWKAAFLHAIKKGDSLGFEMAVAGSPGWSESGGPWVKPAQAMKKLVWSETHVEGGTAFHGVLPPVPSETGPFGNLAQQDLMGMMGGADSPKAVDFSSDVAVIAFREPADARPMSELKPIVTGNGGSVANAELLWDGDLNHSIGIPIAAPGQRSWIQFDFGRPTAIRAVTYAAGGPRDPLALFGTETNDGPVLESSDDGTTFTPVVRLPTFGAVQHTMSFPMKTARYFRLSFTEKPAVSALPIDMGELGMAMGPPPTTHEIAELELHTDARVNRFEEKAAFAATPDLYAFATKSLDATSAIAKSDVIDLTSKMKPDGTLDWTPPAGRWTVLRMGYSLTGITNHPAPPEATGPEVDKLSKQDVSDYFNHYLDNYKDATAGLMGKRGLKYVITDSWEAGTQNWTDQMIAEFTRRRGYDPTPWLPVMAGRIIGSAEESDRFLWDVRKTIADLLAENHYGTIAAILHERGMGQYGESHEEGRATIGDGMEMKKADDVPMSATWTQQPGVNAEQYGYNADVRESASVAHIYGQNLVAAESLTASSNPWGWSPATLKPTADKELANGLNRFVIHESAHQPLVGKAPGLTLGPFGQWFNRNEIWAEQAAPWMTYLSRSSWMLQQGHFVADIIYFYGEDSNLTAIFGAKSPDVPKGYAFDYINADALIHELKVRDGSLTTKSGMRYRVLVLDPYSSHMSLPVLRSIQQLVKDGAVVIGEQPVGTPSLADDAAQFHSIVSEMWGANGAYGEGRVIHGMSVAGALRAASVSQDFSYTQPEADADSEVLFVHRKVGHIDLYYVDNRRDRKQSLTANFRVTDRAAEIWHPDTGKSESASYTIANGTTSVPLQLDPYEAAFVVFRKPSQQTSVQLPPMHDAVLAPVSGAWNVQFEAGRGAPAQAELPELASLSENADKGIRYFSGHATYTKTLDAPVAWFHRDEALWLDLGDVANLAEVKVNGQPLGIVWKAPYRVEVSKALKPGKNTIEIRVADLWVNRLIGDAQPDATTKYTFTTHNPYKASTKLVPSGLIGPVQILRKEPGGAS; this comes from the coding sequence ATGACGACATCGACCAATATCCATTGGGTTACAACGGCACTTGCACTCGCAGCGGTTCTCGCAAATGGGGTCGTTACGAAGAGCTTTGGGCAGCAGGCTGCAACGACGCCATCGCTCGAGCAGGGCTTTCAGACGCCACCCGCGACAGCCCGTCCGCGCGTTTGGTGGCACTGGATGAACGGCAACATTACGAACGAAGGCATCGATCTTGATCTCGAGTGGATGCACCGCGTCGGCATCGCGGGCTTTCAGAACTTCGATGCCGCGCTGTTTACGCCGCAGGTTGTGGACAAGCGCCTCGTCTACATGACGCCGGAGTGGAAGGCGGCCTTCCTACATGCGATCAAGAAGGGCGACTCGCTTGGTTTCGAGATGGCTGTCGCGGGTTCACCCGGTTGGAGCGAGAGTGGCGGCCCATGGGTAAAGCCCGCGCAGGCGATGAAGAAGCTGGTGTGGAGCGAGACGCACGTTGAAGGCGGCACAGCGTTTCACGGAGTGCTGCCGCCCGTCCCATCGGAGACCGGCCCCTTCGGCAATCTCGCACAGCAGGACCTGATGGGCATGATGGGCGGTGCCGACTCGCCCAAAGCGGTCGACTTCTCCTCAGACGTTGCTGTCATCGCGTTCCGTGAACCCGCGGATGCCCGTCCGATGAGCGAACTGAAGCCCATAGTAACCGGCAATGGCGGAAGCGTGGCGAACGCGGAGCTTCTATGGGATGGCGATCTCAATCACTCCATCGGCATTCCCATCGCGGCCCCGGGTCAGCGTTCCTGGATACAGTTCGATTTCGGCAGGCCCACTGCGATTCGAGCGGTCACCTACGCAGCGGGTGGCCCGCGCGACCCGCTCGCCCTCTTTGGCACCGAGACGAATGATGGCCCGGTGCTTGAGTCCAGCGATGATGGCACGACCTTCACCCCAGTCGTCCGCCTTCCGACCTTCGGCGCGGTGCAGCATACGATGTCCTTCCCCATGAAGACAGCTCGCTACTTCCGGCTGTCATTCACAGAGAAGCCCGCAGTCTCCGCGCTACCTATCGATATGGGCGAATTGGGAATGGCGATGGGCCCCCCTCCCACGACGCATGAGATCGCAGAGCTGGAACTCCACACCGATGCTCGCGTGAACCGCTTCGAAGAGAAGGCGGCCTTTGCCGCTACGCCGGATCTCTATGCCTTCGCAACGAAGTCGCTGGATGCTACGTCCGCGATCGCGAAGTCTGACGTGATCGACCTTACCTCGAAGATGAAGCCCGACGGAACCCTGGATTGGACGCCGCCTGCCGGCCGCTGGACCGTCCTGCGCATGGGCTACTCGCTTACCGGCATTACGAACCATCCGGCTCCGCCTGAGGCCACCGGGCCGGAGGTCGACAAGCTGAGTAAGCAAGATGTGTCGGACTACTTCAACCACTATCTCGACAACTATAAAGACGCGACCGCCGGACTGATGGGCAAACGCGGCCTGAAGTATGTCATCACCGACAGCTGGGAGGCGGGCACGCAGAACTGGACCGATCAGATGATCGCGGAGTTCACGCGCCGTCGCGGCTACGACCCCACACCGTGGCTGCCTGTAATGGCTGGCCGAATCATCGGAAGCGCAGAGGAGAGCGACCGCTTCCTGTGGGACGTGCGCAAGACCATCGCCGACCTGCTTGCGGAGAACCACTACGGCACCATCGCTGCGATCCTGCACGAGCGCGGTATGGGCCAGTACGGAGAGTCACACGAAGAAGGCCGCGCCACCATCGGCGACGGCATGGAGATGAAGAAAGCGGACGATGTTCCCATGTCGGCTACGTGGACGCAGCAGCCGGGCGTGAACGCGGAACAGTATGGCTACAACGCCGATGTGCGCGAGTCGGCATCTGTTGCGCATATCTATGGCCAGAATCTTGTCGCAGCGGAGTCACTTACGGCATCAAGCAATCCCTGGGGATGGTCTCCCGCAACGCTCAAGCCGACGGCGGACAAGGAGCTTGCGAACGGTCTCAACCGCTTCGTCATTCATGAATCCGCCCATCAGCCGCTCGTCGGCAAAGCCCCAGGCCTAACGCTTGGGCCCTTCGGCCAATGGTTCAACCGCAACGAGATCTGGGCGGAGCAGGCGGCGCCGTGGATGACCTATCTCTCTCGCAGTTCATGGATGCTGCAGCAGGGACACTTCGTTGCGGACATCATCTACTTCTACGGCGAGGACTCGAACCTTACCGCTATCTTTGGGGCGAAATCGCCCGATGTGCCGAAGGGATACGCCTTCGACTACATCAACGCGGATGCGCTTATCCACGAGTTGAAGGTCCGGGATGGCTCGCTCACGACGAAGAGCGGCATGCGCTACCGAGTGCTCGTTCTCGATCCTTATAGCAGCCACATGTCCCTGCCTGTGCTTCGTTCGATCCAGCAGCTGGTGAAGGATGGCGCAGTGGTCATCGGAGAGCAGCCAGTCGGCACGCCAAGCCTTGCGGACGATGCTGCGCAGTTCCACTCCATCGTATCCGAGATGTGGGGCGCGAACGGCGCATACGGCGAAGGCCGCGTGATCCATGGCATGTCTGTGGCCGGTGCACTCAGAGCCGCGTCCGTGTCGCAGGACTTCAGTTACACGCAGCCGGAGGCTGATGCCGATTCCGAAGTCTTATTCGTCCATCGCAAAGTGGGCCATATAGACCTCTACTACGTCGACAATCGAAGAGACCGCAAGCAGAGCCTGACCGCGAACTTCCGCGTCACCGACCGCGCCGCGGAGATCTGGCACCCGGACACCGGCAAGTCCGAATCCGCCTCCTATACGATTGCGAACGGCACCACATCCGTGCCGCTGCAGCTTGACCCCTACGAGGCGGCCTTCGTCGTCTTCCGCAAGCCGTCGCAACAAACATCCGTCCAGTTGCCACCGATGCACGATGCAGTGCTCGCTCCTGTCAGTGGCGCTTGGAACGTACAGTTCGAAGCCGGACGTGGTGCGCCCGCACAAGCTGAGCTCCCTGAGTTGGCATCGCTAAGCGAAAACGCCGACAAGGGCATCCGTTACTTCTCCGGCCACGCTACCTACACAAAAACGCTCGATGCGCCGGTCGCTTGGTTCCACAGGGATGAAGCCCTATGGCTGGATTTAGGCGACGTCGCGAACCTCGCCGAAGTGAAGGTGAACGGCCAACCGCTCGGCATCGTGTGGAAGGCTCCGTACCGTGTAGAGGTGTCGAAAGCGCTGAAGCCCGGGAAGAATACCATCGAGATTCGCGTCGCGGATTTATGGGTGAATCGCCTCATCGGGGACGCCCAACCCGATGCGACCACAAAGTACACCTTCACCACGCACAACCCCTATAAGGCGTCCACTAAACTGGTTCCGTCCGGATTGATCGGGCCGGTCCAGATCCTGCGGAAGGAGCCGGGCGGCGCTTCCTGA